Within Saccharomonospora cyanea NA-134, the genomic segment GGCCTCGTACGACACGCCCGCCACGGCGTCGGCGATGTCGAGGTACCGCCGGTAGTCGGTGACCTCCTGCGGTTCGGCTCCGCTGACGCGCACCTCGCCGAAGGTCTGGTACGCGCCGTAACCCTGTTTCGGCTGCCCGAGCTTGCTCGCGACCCACTCCGGGTCGACCCGCTGCTCGGCGTCGATGCGTTCCTGGACCTCCTCGATGGCTCCCGGTCGCGGCTCCTTCCAGTTGCCGAAGTCGTACCCGGCCGACCCGGGTCCGCCCGTCCACAGCGTCTTCTCGTTGAACTGCAGCCGCTCGGTGGCCACCCCGCCGAACACGCCCGCGCCGAGTGCCCCGCTGCCGATCGGGAGAATCTCCGACTCCCAGTCGGAGGCGGGTTCGTCGTACCAGAGAGTGAGGTCCTCGTGGGACTCCCGGACGTCGGAGGTCTCGGCACCGGCGGTCATACCGAGTGCCGGGAGACCCGCCGTTGCCACGGTCAACGTCGTCGCTGTCACGGCAGCGCGGTACCACGGTGGTCTGGTTGGTCGTGCACGTCCTCGTTCGATCATCCCGTCCCCTCGCGTCGGAGGCGCTCTGGGCGGTCACGAGCACACGGCTCAGAGCGGTACGTATGGTGCAGGTCACGCGGAGGTTATAGATCGGATGTCTTACCGTCAAGATCCAACCATTTCCGCTAACGGACACCACGATCGAGCTGAAAGACCCGATCACAATGCCTCCGACGCGCGGGAGTCAGGACGTGAAGTCGGTCGTGTAGCGCACCTGGAGGTTCACGAACCGGGGTTCGTCGACACACACCTTGCGCACGTTCTCGGCGAACCGCGTGGTGACGGGGTTCTCCGAGTTGGCCCTCGCGGCGGCGTGGTCGGGGAACTCCACGATCTCCACGTAGGTGTCCGGGCGATCGCGGTCGGCGCCGACGACCGCCCACCGGGCGGTGCGGTTCGCTCCCATCGCCTCGGCCCACTCCCGCGCCATCCGCTCGACCTCGTCGATCCGGTCGGTGTGGAACTCGATCAACTGCACGAACGCGCCCGGCCGCGTGTCGGCCACGGGAGCGTCCTTGAGGCCCCGCCGGACTCCCTCGCGCAGTTCGTCGTCGTCGGTGTGCCCGTGCACGTCCACCGCGTGGTTCACCGCCGCGCGGACCAGTTCCTCCTCCTCCCCGCTCATCGTCAGCGTGCAGCCGGACACGCTGGGTGTCTCCCGGCAGTCCACGTACT encodes:
- a CDS encoding DUF1059 domain-containing protein, whose translation is MTRKYVDCRETPSVSGCTLTMSGEEEELVRAAVNHAVDVHGHTDDDELREGVRRGLKDAPVADTRPGAFVQLIEFHTDRIDEVERMAREWAEAMGANRTARWAVVGADRDRPDTYVEIVEFPDHAAARANSENPVTTRFAENVRKVCVDEPRFVNLQVRYTTDFTS